CGCTATGTCTGCTCTGAGTGCAACCAGCTGTATGGATCACTGGAAGAGGTGCTTATGCACCAAAACTCCCACGTGCCCCAGCAGCACTTTGAGCTGGTGGGCGTGGCTGATCCCGGAGTCACTGTGGCCACAGACACAGCTTCAGGCACGGGCCTCTATCAGACCCTTGTGCAGGAGAGCCAGTACCAGTGCCTGGAGTGTGGTCAACTGCTGATGTCACCCAGCCAGCTCCTGGAGCACCAGGAGCTGCACCTGAAGATGATGGCACCCCAGGAGGCAGTGCCAGCTGAGCCATCACCTAAGGCACCACCCCTGAGCTCCAGCACCATCCACTACGAGTGTGTGGATTGCAAGGCTCTCTTTGCCAGCCAGGAGCTCTGGCTGAACCACCGGCAGACGCACCTCCGGGCCACACCCACCAAGGCTCCTGCCCCTGTTGTCCTGGGGTCCCCAGTTGTTCTAGGGCCTCCTGTGGGCCAGGCCCGAGTGGCTGTGGAGCACTCATACCGAAAGGCAGaagagggtggggaaggggcgACTGTCCCATCTGCCGCTGCCACCACCACTGAGGTAGTGACTGAGGTGGAGCTGCTCCTCTACAAGTGCTCTGAGTGCTCCCAGCTCTTCCAGCTGCCGGCGGATTTCCTGGAGCACCAGGCCACTCACTTCCCTGCTCCTGTACCCGAGTCTCAGGAGCCTGCCTTACAGCAGGAGGTGCAGGCCTCGTCACCTGCAGAGGTGCCTGTGTCTCAGCCTGACCCCTTGCCAGCTTCTGACCACAGTTACGAGCTGCGCAATGGTGAAGCCATTGGGCGGGATCGCCGGGGGCGCAGGGCCCGGAGGAACAACAGTGGAGAAGCAGGCGGGGCAGCCACACAGGAGCTCTTCTGCTCAGCCTGTGACCAGCTCTTTCTCTCACCCCACCAGCTACAGCAGCACCTGCGGAGTCACCGGGAGGGCGTCTTTAAGTGCCCCCTGTGCAGTCGTGTCTTCCCTAGCCCTTCCAGTCTGGACCAGCACCTTGGAGACCATAGCAGCGAGTCACACTTCCTGTGTGTAGACTGTGGCCTGGCCTTCGGCACAGAGGCCCTCCTCCTGGCCCACCGGCGAGCCCACACCCCGAATCCTCTGCATTCATGTCCATGTGGGAAGACCTTTGTCAACCTTACCAAGTTCCTTTATCACCGGCGTACTCATGGGGTAGGGGGTGTCCCTCTGCCCACAACACCAGTCCCACCAGAGGAACCTGTCATTGGTTTCCCTGAGCCAGCCCCAGCAGAGACTGGAGAGCCAGAGGCCCCTGAGCCCCCTGTGTCTGAGGAGACCTCAGCAGGGCCCGCTGCCCCAGGCACCTACCGCTGCCTCCTGTGCAGCCGTGAATTTGGAAAGGCCTTGCAGCTGACCCGGCACCAACGTTTTGTGCATCGGCTGGAGCGGCGCCATAAATGCAGCATTTGTGGCAAGATGTTCAAGAAGAAGTCTCACGTGCGTAACCACCTGCGCACACACACAGGGGAGCGGCCCTTCCCCTGCCCTGACTGCTCCAAGCCCTTCAACTCACCTGCCAACCTGGCCCGCCACCGGCTCACACACACAGGAGAGCGGCCCTACCGGTGTGGGGACTGTGGCAAGGCTTTCACGCAAAGCTCCACACTGAGGCAGCACCGCTTGGTGCATGCCCAGCACTTCCCCTACCGCTGCCAGGAATGTGGGGTGCGTTTTCACCGTCCTTACCGCCTGCTCATGCACCGCTACCATCACACAGGTGAATACCCCTACAAGTGTCGCGAGTGCCCCCGCTCCTTCTTGCTGCGTCGGCTGCTGGAGGTGCACCAGCTCGTGGTCCATGCCGGGCGCCAGCCCCACCGCTGCCCATCCTGTGGGGCTGCCTTCCCCTCCTCACTGCGGCTCCGGGAGCACCGCTGTGCAGCCGCTGCTGCCCAGGCCCCACGGCGCTTTGAGTGTGGCACCTGTGGCAAGAAAGTGGGCTCAGCTGCTCGACTGCAGGCACACGAGGCGGCCCATGCAgctgctgggcctggagaggtCCTGGCTAAGGAGCCCCCTGCCCCTCGAGCCCCACGGGCCACTCGTGCACCAGTTGCCTCTCCAGCAGCCCTTGGAAGCACTGCTACAGCATCCCCTGCGGCCCCTGCCCGCCGCCGGGGTCTAGAGTGCAGCGAGTGCAAGAAGCTGTTCAGCACAGAGACGTCACTGCAGGTGCACCGGCGCATCCACACAGGTGAGCGGCCATACCCATGTCCAGACTGTGGCAAAGCGTTCCGTCAGAGTACCCACCTGAAAGACCACCGGCGCCTGCACACAGGTGAGCGGCCCTTTGCCTGTGAAGTGTGTGGCAAGGCCTTTGCCATCTCCATGCGCCTGGCAGAACATCGCCGCATCCACACAGGCGAACGACCCTACTCCTGCCCTGACTGTGGCAAGAGCTACCGCTCCTTCTCCAACCTCTGGAAGCACCGCAAGAcccatcagcagcagcatcaggCAGCTGTGCGGCAGCAGCTGGCAGAGGCGGAGGCTGCCGTTGGCCTGGCCGTCATGGAGACTGCTGTGGAGGCGCTACCCCTGGTGGAAGCCATTGAGATCTACCCTCTGGCCGAGGCTGAGGGGGTCCAGATCAGTGGCTGACTCTGCCCGACTTCCTCTTTGGCACCTCCATTCCCTGTTGCTGAAGGCCCTCCAGCATCCCCTTAAGCATCTGTACATACTGTGTCCCTTCCTCTTCCCATCCCCACCACCTTGTAAGTTCTAAATTGGATTTATTCTCTCGTGAGGGGGGTGCTCTGGGGTCCTTGACACACATAAAGGTGCCCCCCCACCTTCCACCTCTTAGCACTGGTGACCCCAAAAATGAAACCATCAATAAAGACTGAGTTGCCAGCAGTGTGTAGAGTGGAATTTGGGAGTCATGGGTCTTACCTCTCGTGGCTGCATCACCAACACCCAGAAGTGGGCCTGGCAGGTATTAGGGGTAGTAGgagctcagtaaacatttgctggGCTGAAGAGAATGACCTGGTGTTCATGGGCATGGCTCTCATAGCAGGGCCTTCACTTCACTGCTAGATGGAGGTAGCATGGCTCTCTTGCCACTAGAGGTCCCATGGCTCTGTGGAAAAGCTCAAGAGTGTTTGTACTGGTGGCAGGAACTTTCAGAGAAATCAGATTTTTACACTCCTGTCCCTGACTCCTGGCCTGATGTGGACCTTGTCTCCCAAGGCCATCTGATTTTCTCATTGATCCCCAAGAGCAAATGCAGGTAGGCATGATCTCTAGAGCTGTGGAATTAAAGGAGATTCTGAATAATATGTGTCTGGATGTAGGAAGATTCATGAGAGGTGGTGACTTGAATTCCCCTGGAGTTGGACTTTGGCTCAGCCAACAGATTTTTATTGTGAGTGATGGATTGTTGGGATGGCTGGCTAATGTTTGAACATCTAGTCAGTCTCAAGTACTATATAACTGAATAATATTCACACTGATTACGTGAGAACATTTTGCAGGGAAGGAATCTCCAGTCAAAAGCATTgagatgacttgcccaaggtcacattcAATCCAGGCAGGGCAGAGCTTGAATTTAAGcctgatttcatttcatttggttTAATCACCGATATGCTTTTCTCTCTACTCTGTTGCCTTCTGCATACTTTGGGGAGGGTGGTAGAGACAAGATGGGAGTATGTGACTGGTGGGATGCTAGGCTGCTGTGCTAGCCTTGCTTCtgagacccccccccccaaagATTATTCCAGATCTTTCTGTTgaactctttttcctttttatttttgagttggagtctttgccgcccaggctggagtgcagtggtgtgatctcggctcactgcagcctccacctcccaggttcaagcgtttctcctgcctcagcctcccgagtagctgggattataggcgcgtgccaccacacccggctacgtttttgtattttcagtagagacggggtttcaccatgttggccaggctggtctcaaactcctgacctcaggtgatctgcccacctcagcctcccaaagtgctggaattataggcatgagccactgtgcccggcctgaaagaactccttttttaagacagggtctcactgtatcacccaggctggagtgcaatggcacgatctcggctcactgcaacctccgcctcctgggttcaagcaattctgcctcaccctcccaggtagctgggattagagctgcgcaccaccatgccaggctagttttttgtatttttagtagagacagggtttcaccatgttggtcgggctggtcttgaactcctgacctcaggtgatctacctgcctcagcctcccaaagtgctgggattacaggcatgagccaccgcgtctggcctaaaACAAATTCTAATAATTGTTCttgtaaaataaatgacataacaTTTGAAAAGTTAATGTATTAGGGTTctgtttatacaaaaaaaaaatcaggttatgtgcgtgtgtgtgtatgtgtgtatcctacctgttatatgtatataaattacacAATAGATacagtaaataatatatatgtatataaagatttttttatagtttgttttaCTCTATAGacatacaaacatacattttaatgtttatatacatatatatagttccAAATCCTAGGATTTGGAGTATTCTTTTTaattaagttctagggcacatgtgcagaacatgcaggtttgttacataggtatacacatgccatggtagtttgctgtacccatcaacctgtcatctgcattaggtatttctcctaatgctatccctccctagcccctcaccctctgacaggtcctggtgtgtgatgctcccctccctgtgtccacatgttctcattgttcggcttccacttaagagtgagaacatgtggtgtttggttttctgttcctgtgttaggttttatttttatctttttattaaaaatggggtcttgctgtgttggccaggctggtctcaaactcctggcctctagggatcatcccattttggcctcccaaagtgctgggatgagaggcatgaggcaccacacctggcctgtttttttctatttttcagagtctcgctctgtcacccaggctggaatgcagttgcacaatcacagctcactgcagcctcaacctcctaggctcaagtgatcctgtgatcctcctgcctcagcctcccaagtagctggaacgacaggcgagcaccaccacgtctggctactttattttgtagagatggcgtcttgGGTTCTGTTTGGTTCTGACTGTGCCACCTTGAAGATGGGCCTGAACCAAATGATCTTCCTCCATGTACTATTTTTATGTCCCATCCCTGTTGATTTGTTTTGAGAGTTGAGGGGCTTTGCTTTCTTTGTCTTGCCAAAACACTGCAATGCTGACACTTTTTGTCTTACTAAATATGAAACCTGTCTTTCACTCTATTCCTTtttcctgtgcctcagttcccccaACCCTCACTATCGACTTTGCAGGATCCCAGCACCTGTGTGCCAAGCATACATTAGAGGATGGAACAGTGCTGAGGAAACgcaacagcttttttttttcctgagatggagtcttgctctgtcacccaggctggagtgcagtggcacaatcttggctcactgcaacctccacctcccaggttcaagtgattcttctgccgcagcctcccaagtagctgggactacaggcgtacaccaccacgcccagctaatttttgtatttttagtacagacggtttcaccatactggccaggctggtctcgaagtcctgaccattataatgatccacctgccttggcctcccaaagtgctgggattccaggcgtgagccaccatacctggcccaattttgttcaatttttgtagagatggggtctcactgtgttgcccaggctggtgtcgagctcctgggctcaagggttcttcctgccttggcctcctaaattctagggttacaggcatgagccaccacacatagcctgttttttttgtttgtttgtttttgagacggagtctcgctctgtcgcccaggctggagtgcagtggcacattctcagctcactgcaagctctgactctgggttcatgccattctcctgcctcagcctcctgagtagctgggaccacaggcgcctgccaccatgcccagctaattttttgtatttttggtagagacggggtttcaccgtgttagccaggatggtcttgatctcctgacctcgtaatccacccgcctcggcctcccaaagtgctgggattacaggcctgagccactgcacccggacttttttttttttttttttgagatggagtctcgctctgtcgcctggtctggagtgcagtgacacgacctcagctcactacagcttccacctcccggattcaagctattctccagcctcagcctcccgagtagctgggttacaggcgtgcgccaccacgtccggctaatttttgtatttttagtagagacggggtttcgtcatgttggccaggttgatcttgaactcctgacctcaggtgatccgcccgcctcggcctcccaaagtgttgggattacaggcatgagccaccgctcccggcatttttgtttgtttttgggtgttttttttttttttttttgcatttttttggtgATGTGAAAAAATGACATATAACTCTTCTGTTAATTTATTTGACTATTTGTGAGGTTGaaactttttaatgtgttaattGAAACTCTGGTTTTAAAGAGTCTCTTTAGTCCTCTGGGGAAGCATCCAGGGATGGAAATGGAGAGGTATTTGCTGGTTTCCTGGCTTTCTCATAGTTCTCATATATTGAAGACAGTGTGCTGGAGCTCAGTCCTAAGCACTTTACTTAGACCATCATCCTACAACCTTGTGAGGTAGGTATTGTCccttatttacagatgaggacacagaagcTCACATATTGAAggtcatatatttataaaatggcagaactgagatttgaatTCAGAAGTATGAATTCATCCTAAATTCAAAGACTTGGTTCTTTGGCAAGAACATTTGTGCAGGTTTTACTTCCAAAcattcactattttttaaaatttaattttttttgtttttgttttttttgttttttagacaaggtctctctctgttacccagactggagtgcagtggcacgattacggttcactgcggccttgacatcccgggctcaagcaatccttccacctcagtctcccaagtagctaggactagacaacaggcacatgccaccatgccgagTTGAGTTTTTGGGGCTTTTTTAGAGAAGagttctatgttgcccagactgtgaACATTCACTATTGGAACAGAAGTAaaaccctcccctccccagcataCAGATCTCCAACCCCACACCCTGATTTCTTCACCACTCTTCCCAGGACAGAGAGGAGACCAAGGGAGAGTAGGCATCATTTCTCTCtgtacagtttttaattttttattttttgatgtttgttgttCAGATGAATGACACACTCAAGTTACAAAAATGGGGCCTTAAAAGAAGCACATTGTACAATGAACAAGCAGATTGGAGTTAAGAACACTGAAACACTAACCCGCTACCACGAGAAGAGACGGAGGGGGtacaggaagggaaggaaggggctaCCAACACAGGGGTCAGACGGAACTGAAAGGGAGGCTAACTTGGTAAGGATGGAGGAAAGGCAGGTCTACTCCAGGGCTGATTTCTGGATGCCGGTTCCTGGGCACCCTTGCCTTGTACTTGCCACCCCCTCCAACTTCACCCACCCCCATTCCAACCTGGTCATTCTGGGTGGTGAAAGACACCCACACCAGAATGGGCTGCGCCAATCAGGTCTTTACCAAGTAGGGTGGTCACCTTGCCCTAGTGCAGCCCTGGATTTGGAAGGTGATGGTGGAAGCAGTGGGACAAGAGGCCAGAAAGGAGTTGAAAGTTCAGGCCCCTGCTCTTCCCAAAGACTCCTCGCCCATTCCCCACCCTGCCATTATCCAAAGGCTCTCTACGAGTTGCCGAGAGAGGCCCCCAGTCACCCtgcaattatataaataaataaatactgagcCCCTGGGTTTGGGGGACAtattgggggaggggcagcaagGATAGAGgacaggaaagagaggaaggggagggaggcagaagggagGGGTCACAGACATAGTAAATAGTTGTCTCCATCCCAGCAACACTTCTCTCtggatttttctctccttttgtttgtttaacaagGAGCTAACAATTCAaggacaaatacttaaaaatatacattattttttctttgtttccgcCTTTGTCATCGTCGTCTTGCTTTGGAGACTGCTGAGGTCAAAGTTTAAACCGCATGAAGGACTTGCGGCTTGgagtttttgtgtatttttttttatttttatttttaattttttttcactttttttccaaCATATAAAAAGGTAGCGGAGttgtctgtgggtttttttttttttttaaatggttaaatctttggtttgtttcttttttctcttggagGCCTTTATCTCTCGCACTTGCCTTTCCCACTCAGAGACCAGTGGGGGCCCGCGTGTCTCAATCTTGCTGtctgtctcactctctctctcactcaggTCCCCCTACCCTGGGctagaggaagagagaggcacCCTGGTGTTCATGTGGGTTAGAAAAACTAGTCAGGTCAAGAGGTCACCCTGACTTGGCTAGTCCCTCGCCAGATCTCCCCAGGGCTTGGAGAGCCCGTCATGGCCTTCTCCAGGGAGATGGATGGAAAACTCAtatccttcccctcctcctgatCTCAGCCCCAACTCCTACTGGGGCTTGGGTTCCCCATCCCtacccacccccacacacacacccaccccaccccccagaaGAGAACAGAGAGAGGTGGTTTAGTTACtggcatcaatttttttttttttttttttggcacaatgAAAAGGCCCACCATTAGGGTAGACCCAGTCTCTGTCCCTCCCTTAAGTAGGAGGTCAGGGTTGGGGAGAAGAGAAATTCAGAGGGCTCCCCACTGCTCCAACCCACtcatctctcctctctttctagCCCAGGCCCTTGGCCCCCAACCTCGGACATCTAACCTAGCCCATAGCCTAGCCTGGGGttgccctccccatcccccacataAAGCTCCCCAGCCCTCCAACTCTCTCGCTCATACACAGACACACGGACACAGGCTCTGTACAGACCACAAAATAAAAACGATGAGATAGTTTTGTTTCCCGGAGTCGAGACGGGGGACCAGAGTGTAAGGggcagatgggggtggggggcatgaATTCCCCCATCACCTTCCCAACCCTGGCTCcctccagccccccagccccttgCCCTGGCTGGCCCCCAGCCAACGatatttggtttcctttttttaacattaaagttCTATGAGGTATTTGGTGCCTTATCTCGAGTCCTCAGGGGAGGGGGGCCCAGGGGGAGACCTGGGGCtcacctgcccctccctccctcctacccCCTTCCCAATATTTGGTTTCACAGCTGTAGTTAAAGCTTGGGATTTGGTTATTTTTCCCCctcccaggaatttttttttcttgtttttcttttcctaggtGTGAGGGTTGGATGGGGAGGGTCCCCAGCACCCCCGGCTGCACAGGGGTCCCTCCACCAACATCAGGGCATCTGCCCCATCCCTGccccctgctcctcctctcctctttacCCCACTCCCACAtactggggtggggagaggtccCAGGTGGTGGGACTTGATGGGGAGGAAGCAGGATGAAGTGGGTGGTGGTGAGTCctggattttctttccttttttttttttttttttcctttttggtctaGAATCATAGTTTTTGTTTGAGTCATCTCCACCATGCCTTCCATGCTGCCTGTCTTCTCGGAGGGGGTTTTTGGTTGTAATTCCTTTCATTTTGCTCTGCTCAAATGTCCTTCCTATTTGGTCAGGAGCCCTTGGCCCCCTCTCCACCCTTGGGCTGGGGCCCAAGCCCTCTTGCCAGTCCCTTCTCTCTTCAGGAAATAAACATGGACAAACTCAGAGGTAGGGTAAGGGCAGGGAGTCGTTCAGCGGAGATGCTTACATTCCGGTGAGGTTGGGTAGACGAGGTGCCAGGCCCCATCGTGCCGGGGTGGGAGGGGCGGCTACTTCACCACTGCCCGGACAAGGCACCCAGAGGCCCCTGCAATGGCCGAGTCTCTGCTGCCTCCGTCGCCCAGCCCAACAGTTTCATTTCccgggtgggagaagggagacaaggaaaaaagagaacGCTGAGGCCTGGAGCTCCATCTGCCTCTCCTCAGAGTGTCCGGCAGAAAGTGGAAGCTGCCCAGGCCAAAGCCCTGCGGTCTCAgggctctcctctctctctgctcctgcCCAACAAGGGGCAGGGGCCACACTACGGCTGTCAGGCCCCACCCTGATTTCAATGGCTCGTGTCCTTCACTGCAACACTTTGGTTTgaggagagacacagaaagaacaagattgagagagaagagaggagagcaaagggagagagaggagacaggaaggaggagaggagagaggaaggaggggaggagagaggaaggaggggaggagagaggtcaGACAAAAGAGAAccgaaaaagaaatcaaaggaggAATCAAACCACCCAAAAGTTGTTAAGTTTTCCTtcatctgttctttttgctttcttactcctttttttcctgtctttttttaaagctttttcagTTGATTTGGGAGGGGAGTTTGGGGCTCTTCACCCCTGTCCCTGATACCCTCTCTCAGCCCCGCCCACCCGCTTCCATCTGCCCTGGCCGAGGGACAGGCCCTGCCCCAGCCGCCCCCTCCGGCTTTCCCAAAGACAACGTCCATGAGGTATTTGTGAAGAGAAAGAAGCATCCGTCCTTCCATCCGCCTTGGGGAACAAGGGCCTGGACCACCGGTGCAGGGGCTTGGCTCCGCCTCGCGGTTCCATCTTATTCTTGAAGAGTCCTCATCTTCTttcccttttatatatatatatatatatatgtttatatatatatataaattttttttctagtttaaatttattgtttgtttgtttctgtttttttggttttcgGTTCAAAACTTTGTTGGCCTCCACAATAGCAGGAGGGCAGGGTGGCTCCCAGTGGTGTCTCTCCTCTGTCCGTCGTCAGTGGAGACGTGTCCGGGGCTGGTCAAACACAGGGTCCAGCCAAGAGTTGTGGAGGTCTTGTGGGAGTGGTGGCCACCACCGCGCCCTCTCAGATGGGGACCACAGGCTGTGGCACTGTCCCCACCACATGGACCCTGATGGGGATGCCATCTCGAGGAACCCCACCACTGgggtgtgtgcgtgcgtgcatgtggggggagggagaggcatTCGCCAGTACCAGAGGGGCACAGGGTGGGAAAAGCGAGGTGAGTTCTCTTTTTGGTTTCTGGTTAATGTCAAAGAACGTGAAGGATCCCACGGATAGGCACtggaatatgaatttttttttttttcagggaaacAGACAGGATGGAAAAAGACAACTGAATGCCCTCAACTGAATGTCTTCATCCCCTCTTGCCTGAAATTTCCACCTTCCCATAGGCTGGGGAGGGAGTCAGTTCCAGAGCAGAGGAGGGTGACAGGGTTGAGGAGGGACTTGTGAGAGCTAGAACTTGGCAAAATGGCCTAGCCCACCCTTCAAaggggaaaagagggaggaaCAGGGGATGAAAAGTTGTCCGCAGGCCTTCCCTTGAACTCTCCCCtgctggggggagggaggaggttaAAGCAAGACCCCCTGCCCAGGTGGGGAGAGCTGGGGGCCAGGGGAGAAGGGGACACATGGTAGGGACACATTCTGTTGAGCACAATGCTAAAAATTCTGTACATCCTTTGGATGAAGCTACTGAATATTTGGTGTAAGGTTGTTCAGGCcctttctctttcaccttctggAAAAGAACATTTGGTGGGTGGTGCTAAGCCCCAGCCCATCTGCCCAGGCTGTGCCCTGTCTTCgctggcccagggctgggggctgggattAGGAAGCTGgcatcttctctttttccttctgtagCCCCCACGGGGGAGGCAGGGTTGGGGGTTGGTCCCACAGCCAGGGCTCGGTGGCATGAGGTCTGACCTGCTGGAGGCTTCTCCGCCCCTGGC
The DNA window shown above is from Homo sapiens chromosome 19, GRCh38.p14 Primary Assembly and carries:
- the ZNF574 gene encoding zinc finger protein 574 isoform 1 (isoform 1 is encoded by transcript variant 1) produces the protein MTEESEETVLYIEHRYVCSECNQLYGSLEEVLMHQNSHVPQQHFELVGVADPGVTVATDTASGTGLYQTLVQESQYQCLECGQLLMSPSQLLEHQELHLKMMAPQEAVPAEPSPKAPPLSSSTIHYECVDCKALFASQELWLNHRQTHLRATPTKAPAPVVLGSPVVLGPPVGQARVAVEHSYRKAEEGGEGATVPSAAATTTEVVTEVELLLYKCSECSQLFQLPADFLEHQATHFPAPVPESQEPALQQEVQASSPAEVPVSQPDPLPASDHSYELRNGEAIGRDRRGRRARRNNSGEAGGAATQELFCSACDQLFLSPHQLQQHLRSHREGVFKCPLCSRVFPSPSSLDQHLGDHSSESHFLCVDCGLAFGTEALLLAHRRAHTPNPLHSCPCGKTFVNLTKFLYHRRTHGVGGVPLPTTPVPPEEPVIGFPEPAPAETGEPEAPEPPVSEETSAGPAAPGTYRCLLCSREFGKALQLTRHQRFVHRLERRHKCSICGKMFKKKSHVRNHLRTHTGERPFPCPDCSKPFNSPANLARHRLTHTGERPYRCGDCGKAFTQSSTLRQHRLVHAQHFPYRCQECGVRFHRPYRLLMHRYHHTGEYPYKCRECPRSFLLRRLLEVHQLVVHAGRQPHRCPSCGAAFPSSLRLREHRCAAAAAQAPRRFECGTCGKKVGSAARLQAHEAAHAAAGPGEVLAKEPPAPRAPRATRAPVASPAALGSTATASPAAPARRRGLECSECKKLFSTETSLQVHRRIHTGERPYPCPDCGKAFRQSTHLKDHRRLHTGERPFACEVCGKAFAISMRLAEHRRIHTGERPYSCPDCGKSYRSFSNLWKHRKTHQQQHQAAVRQQLAEAEAAVGLAVMETAVEALPLVEAIEIYPLAEAEGVQISG
- the ZNF574 gene encoding zinc finger protein 574 isoform 2 (isoform 2 is encoded by transcript variant 2), translating into MPRATWANSKERSWAESERGPRDTGNGGSKAERHIQEIETGRGGDRAKAHRRQRMRLRGTERASLGPGRRLGDSRGTDMPGARAQGLAAAMTEESEETVLYIEHRYVCSECNQLYGSLEEVLMHQNSHVPQQHFELVGVADPGVTVATDTASGTGLYQTLVQESQYQCLECGQLLMSPSQLLEHQELHLKMMAPQEAVPAEPSPKAPPLSSSTIHYECVDCKALFASQELWLNHRQTHLRATPTKAPAPVVLGSPVVLGPPVGQARVAVEHSYRKAEEGGEGATVPSAAATTTEVVTEVELLLYKCSECSQLFQLPADFLEHQATHFPAPVPESQEPALQQEVQASSPAEVPVSQPDPLPASDHSYELRNGEAIGRDRRGRRARRNNSGEAGGAATQELFCSACDQLFLSPHQLQQHLRSHREGVFKCPLCSRVFPSPSSLDQHLGDHSSESHFLCVDCGLAFGTEALLLAHRRAHTPNPLHSCPCGKTFVNLTKFLYHRRTHGVGGVPLPTTPVPPEEPVIGFPEPAPAETGEPEAPEPPVSEETSAGPAAPGTYRCLLCSREFGKALQLTRHQRFVHRLERRHKCSICGKMFKKKSHVRNHLRTHTGERPFPCPDCSKPFNSPANLARHRLTHTGERPYRCGDCGKAFTQSSTLRQHRLVHAQHFPYRCQECGVRFHRPYRLLMHRYHHTGEYPYKCRECPRSFLLRRLLEVHQLVVHAGRQPHRCPSCGAAFPSSLRLREHRCAAAAAQAPRRFECGTCGKKVGSAARLQAHEAAHAAAGPGEVLAKEPPAPRAPRATRAPVASPAALGSTATASPAAPARRRGLECSECKKLFSTETSLQVHRRIHTGERPYPCPDCGKAFRQSTHLKDHRRLHTGERPFACEVCGKAFAISMRLAEHRRIHTGERPYSCPDCGKSYRSFSNLWKHRKTHQQQHQAAVRQQLAEAEAAVGLAVMETAVEALPLVEAIEIYPLAEAEGVQISG